The sequence CCAAGGCCTGGCGCCAGCGCCTGCTGAGCTCGCCTCCGGCCGGATCCCCCGACTGGATCGGCCGCTCCCAGGAGTTGCATCGCAGCATCGCCCGTGATGGCACCACCAAGCTGTTGCTGGCCACGGCCGATGGCCTCAGCCTGGAAACCGTGGGCATCCCGGCCAAGGGACGCCTCACGGCCTGCGTCAGCAGCCAGGTGGGCTGTTCGATGGCCTGCCGCTTCTGCGCCACCGGCAAGGGAGGGCTGCAGCGCTCCCTGGCAGTGCACGAAATCGTGGATCAGGTGCTGGCCGTGCGCGAGGCCATGGATGAGCGCCCCAGCCACGTGGTGTTCATGGGGATGGGTGAGCCGCTGCTCAATCGTGATGCGGTGCTGGCCGCCATCCGCTGCCTCTGCGCTGATCTCGGCATGGCCCAGCGTCAGATCACGGTCAGCACGGTGGGTGTGCCGCGCACCCTGCCCACCCTGGCGGAGCGGGCCCTGGCGGAGCTGGGCCGCGCCCAGTTCACCCTGGCCGTGAGCCTGCACGCGCCGGATCAGCGGCTGAGGGAGGAGCTGATCCCCACGGCCCACGCCTATCCGATTGAGGCACTGCTCGACGACTGCCGCTGCTACGTGGCGATCACGGGCCGGCGGGTGAGCTTCGAGTACATCCTGCTGGGTGGGCTCAACGACCAGCCCCACCACGCCGAGGCCCTGGCACGGCTGATCAGGGGCTTCCAGAGCCATGTGAACCTGATTCCCTACAACCCGATTGAGGAAGAGGAGTTTCAGCGCCCTGCCCCGGCAGCAGTGGAGGCCTTCCGCCGCATCCTCGAGGCCCGCCATGGTGCGGTGAGCGTGAGGGCCAGTCGAGGACTGGATGCCGATGCGGCCTGCGGTCAGTTGCGGCGGCGCCTGTCGCCCGGCATCACGGCCCACGCCTGAATCTGGAGCGGCCCCAGCCTCCTGGACTTGATCCGCTGCCGCCAAGGGGTGCCACGGTCCTGCTGTTGGCTGCGTGGATTGGCTGTCTTCATTGGCTGTAAAGTCAGGCTTGGCTGATTAGGCGGTTGCCTTGCTGTTTGTTGCTGGTTGTCACCGCTCAGGCACATCCTTTCTGTCTGGCCTTCTGCATGAGATGGCCAATCAGCTAGGCCTTGTCAACCCCCTGTTTGCCGACTCTGCTGCCCTGCCTGCCACGTTCGAGAACTCCAAGGGATATTTTGAATCCCGTTCTCTGCTGCAGGCGAACGATCGCATTCTTTCGTTTTTTGAATGCTCCTGGGATTTTCCCTGGTTAGGTCAGCCTGATTTCGCCGCGGCCCAGAGCCGTGCCTTCCTGGCCGAACTGCGTGCCGATCTGCCGATTCATACCCGTGATCACTTCTGGATCGACAAGGACCCACGTCTCTGCCTCACCAGCGAGGCCTACCGTCATGTGCTGTTACGGCAGATTCCCCTGATCGCCATCGTGCGGCACCCCATTGAGGTGGCCGCCTCGCTGCAGGCCCGGGATGGCATCCCCCCCGACCGTGGCCTTGCCCTCTGGGCCGCTTACAATCTGGCCCTGCTCGGCCAGGAGAGCGGAGCTCCTCGGCTGTGTCTGTCCTTCGAGAGTTTCGCCTCTCCGGCCACCTGGCCGCTGCAGCGACTCAGCAGTGCCCTGTCCGCGCTCTGGGACGAATGGCTGGAGCCGGCCCAGCTGGAGCGGCTTTCCCCCGCTCTGGTCGAGCAGGTGATCGGCCGTTCCTATGCGGACGGCCAGGTCCGTCAGCGAGCTGTGCTGCAGACCCGACTGACCCTGCCACCTGGGGTGCTCCTGGCCGAGACAGCCGTGGAGGCCTGGCAAGGGTTGCAGAAACGGCTGCTCGCGGGCGACCTCACCCCAGGGGTCAGGACTGATTCAAAGTGTGTCACAGTCGCTCTTGCCTGAGCTGCCTGCATGGGGTTTGGTCGGTGGTATCGCCGCTTCCTTGTGCCCGAAACCGCCTCTGCCGCAACTGATCTTGATCTGATCAGCTTCCTCAAGGCGATTCCTGATGCGCGAATGCGGCGTGGGGTGCGCATTCCGGCCTGGTACCTGCTGCTCGTGGCGGTGCTGGGCATCTTGAGCGGCTGTGAAAGCTTGCGAGATCTGGAGCGGTTTGCTCGCCGTCATCACGCCACGCTCACCAAGTCGGTTGGTCTTGAACTGCGGCGGCCCCCATCGGATTCTGCGTTCCGCTACTTCTTCCTGCAGGTGGATGTCGAGGTCTTGTGCGCGGCCATCCGTGACTGGACAATCGCCCAGATCCCTGGTGGTGCAGCGGATCTCGATCAGCTGGTGTGTGACGGCAAGACCCTGCGAGGCTCGATCGAGCCGACACTTGGTGGCGGCTCAGCGTTCATTGCCCAGGTGACGCTGTACTCGGCTGCCTTGGGTGTGGCGATCTCTCAGGCCTGCTACGCCACCGGTGAGAACCACGAACGGGCAGTGCTCCGGCAACTGCTCGGGGAGCTGGATCTCGAAGGGGTGCTGATCCAGGCGGATGCCCTCCACACCCAGAAACCGTTTTTCAACAGCTCCAGGAGCAGGGGGCCGACTTCCTCCTGACCGTCAAGGGGAATCAGAAGACACTGCATCGCCAGATCAGGAGCCAGTTCCAGGGGAAACGCCGCATCCCTGTCGAGGCAAGTGTTTTCGAGGAGGGTCATGGTCGTGCAATCACCTGGACGCTCCGCGCCAAACAGGCCCCGGAGCACATCAGAACAGAGTGGAGCGGCACCAGCTGGATCGTGGAGGTGACAGCCACCGGCACCCGCGGGGACAAGCCTTTCCATGCCACGCACCGATTCCTCACCAGCCTGCGGACCACTCCAGAAGCTCTGCTGCAACTGGTGCGAGACCGCTGGAGCATTGAGGGCTGGCACTGGATCCGCGACACCCAGCTCCATGAAGACGCCCACCGGTACCGGGGCAATGGCGCTGGAGCCATGGCCACGCTGCGAACGGCAGCGCTGAACCTGTTGCGACTGGCGGGTTTTGAGTCGATTCGTGCCGGGATGCAGGCCGTAACTCACGACATCAAAGCGCTACTGGCGATGGCGACGAGAAAGCCAGAACCAAGCTCGAGTTAAGACTTTGAATCAGCCCTGCCCCAGGGGTGGCCCAGGCCCTGCTCGGTCCTCTGGTCGCGCGGGTGCTTGCCTGCCCAGGGGCGATTCCGGGCTGGCGTTCGGGTACCGATCAGCTGGGCGCCCTGCGCGCCGAGTGCAGGCAACGTGAACTCGAACTGGAGGCCGCAAGGTCAAGCCTCAGAAGCCAGACCCAGGTGCTCAGCGAGCTCAACGCCGCCCAAACCAGGCTGCAACAGGAACGGGATGCCCTGGAGGGGCGGCACAGCGCCCTGTCTCAGCAGCAAGAGCACACCCAGGAGCGGCTTGCGGCCCGACGGGAGCGCAACGCCGCTCTCCAGCTGAAGCTCGATCGCAAGCGGCAGCTGATCAGGCAGCTGCGGCATCAGCGAGATCACGCCCTGGCGCTGCTGGGCGCTCTGCGGCAGCTGATCGCTCGGGCGATCCGCCAGATCTGATCAGGGTTTTTCTCGCCCTCGGAGATCAGCATCACCACACGTTTTCAATCACATTCATGGCGCGGAGATAGGCCGGAATCTCCTCGCTGGAGCTGCCGTCATCGGCGTTGCCGTCGTCGGGAATGGCCCGCCGGGCGTTGTCGGCCACCACGGCATTCGCGAGCAGATCGAGGCTTTCGGGGCGCTCCAGGCTCTGCAGTGCCTCCGAGTAGCGCCGGCTGTGGGAAGGGCGCACCGACTCCTGACAATAGTTGGAGAGTTCGCGGCTTTCAGTCATCACCCGAAAGGCAATGGCCTTGGTGTCGCTCTTGCCGAAGATGGCCATGTAAAGGAGGTTCACCATCGATGCGTCGTGCACCTGTATGCCGTAGTTCACCAGGATCTGAGGCCAGTAGCGCAGCGCCTTCAGACCCTCGAGGCCGCCTTTCTTGACGCCCGATTGCTCACACCACTGCTCGAACTCGTCCACATCCACGGGACAACGGCCCAGTTTGCGCATGCCCTCAGCCAGGATCTGCCCAGCCTGAAAGTTCCGCGTGGGCTTGCCGCAGACTGGCAGCATCATGCTGCCGCGCACATCCGCCACCATCGCCGTGAGCTGGGTGAAGGTGTGATCGCGCACCTTCTCCATTTCGCCTCCGCGGCTGAGGGTGGCTTCGATCCGCTGCACCCCGTAGCCCAGTTCGGTGAGCGGAAAGGGCTGCCTGCCGTAGAGGCGCTGCCGGTCGCGGCGCCGCATGGATACCGAGGAGGCCTGGTCCAGGCACTGGTCGAGCAACAGCGTCAGCAGGGTGGGCAGGATTCCGGTGTTCTCGGCGTGGAAGGTGTAGCCGAATCCGGCAAAAATCGAGGAAATGTTCTTGGCGGCCTTGATGTACTGAGCCTCGACGTTATGGACTCCAGGTGAGACCTGAATGTTGGGGGAGAGCCGGTCCATCAGCCGCGCGCCGATCATCGCGGTGATGCCGTTGGGATGGCAGAAGTTGGCTGTGAAGCTGTCCACGGGATCGCGCAGGGCACCGTGCCGGTGGAAGCCTGAGAAGAAGGCCAGGTTGGGCTGCCGTTCACACAGCACGTAGGAATCGTTGCGGAGCGGGTCGTGGCTGAAGGAACCCGCCAGGCAGGCCATCACCACCTGTTCACGCCCCAGCTCCCGGCGCAGTTCACAGGCCTCGTGCAGGTCCTGCTCGATGTGGTTGCTGTTGGCGGTGAGCACCACCAGATCGCAGCGCTCGATCAGGGTGCGCAGGCTGTTGGGCCGCAGCTGGCCATGGTGCTCGTGCTGGAGCATCTTCTCCATCGTGGCCACATGGTGAGGGTCCATGCCGGAGAGATCCCGCGGCGTGAAGGCTCCGAACAGGGAGCGGCCCGGCCGGGGGGCCAGCAGCAGGCGGTCGCCGCCGCCGTGCATGGCGCTGTTGTAGGCCAGTGATGCCGGGTAGAGCCCGATGCTGTAAAAGCCCACCCGGCCGTCCTCCAGATCCAGGATCCGCCTGCGCACGGTGTCCTGGTCGAGCGAGTCGGCAAAGAAGCTGTTCAGCATCGGGCAGGTCGCAGCGGCCGGCAGAGATCACGCCTTCATACTGCGCCCACCAGCGCCGCTCGCCGTGCACACGATCGACTGGCTGATCCTGATCGGCTATCTGGTGTCCAGTCTGCTGCTGGGCCTCTGGCTGGCCCGTCGCAACCGCGACCAGTCGGATTACTTCGTGGCCGGACGCAGCCTCAAGGGCTGGCTGGCCGGCGCCTCCATGGCCGCCACCACCTTCTCGGTGGACACCCCCCTCTACGTGGCCGGGCTCGTGGGGGTGCGCGGTCTGGCCGGCAACTGGGAGTGGTGGAGCTTCGGAGTGGCGCACGTGGCGATGGCCGTGGTGTTCGCGCCCCTCTGGCGCCGCAGCGGCGTGCTCACCGATGCTGCCTTCACGGAATTGCGCTATGGCGGAGCCACGGCCGCCTGGCTGCGAGGCATCAAGGCCTTCCTGTTCGCCCTGCCGATCAATTGCATCGGCATCGGCTACGCCTTTCTGGCCATGGCCAAGGTGAGTGAGGCTCTCGGGCTGGCCCCTACGCCTGAGGCCCGTCTCACCCTGCTGGCGATCGTGGGGGTGCTGGTGCTGATCTATACGGCGGCAGGCGGCCTCTGGGCCGTGGTGGTGACGGACATGGTGCAGCTGGTGCTGGCCCTGGCCGGTGCCACGGCGGTGGCCGTGGCGGCCGTGCACGCCGCCGGGGGCATGGATGCCCTGCTGGCCAGCCTGCGGGCCCTCGAACGCCCTGAGTTGCTGTCGATGGTGCCCTGGCAGGTCGAGGGCGGCCGCATCCGGTGGCTGGAGGGGGCAGGCATCTCTGTGCCCACCTTCACGGCCTACATCGCCCTGCAGTGGTGGAGCTTCCGCCGCAGCGACGGTGGCGGCGAGTTCATCCAGCGGCTCCTGGCCACCCGCAACGAGCGCGAAGCCCGGGTGGCGGGATGGGTGTTCCTGGGGGTCAACTATCTCCTGCGCAGCTGGCCCTGGATCCTGGTGGCCCTGGCGGCGGTGGTGCTCCTGCCCGACCAGACCGACTGGGAACAGAGCTATCCCCTGCTGGCGGTGCGGCTGCTGCCACCCGTGGCTCTGGGGCTGGTGGTGGTGTCCCTGGTGGCGGCGTTCATGAGCACGGTGAGCACAGCGGTGAACTGGGGGGCCAGCTACCTCACCCACGACCTCTACCAGCGCTTCATGCGCCCCCGTGCCAGCGAGCGCGAGCTGTTGCTGATCGCCCAGCTGGCCTCGGTGTTGCTGGTGGTGCTGGGGGTGATCACGGCCCTGCTCAGCAACAACATCGGCACGGTGTTCCGGTTGGTGATCGCCATCGGCACCGGTCCCGGGGTGGTGCTGGTGCTGCGCTGGTTCTGGTGGCGGGTCAATGCCGCCGCCGAGCTGGCGGCGATGGTGGGAGGCTTTCTGGTGGGCTTCGCCACGTCAGTGGTGCCGTTGCTGCGCATCGACGACTATGGCGAGCGTCTGCTGGTCACCACCGCCGTAACTGGAGTGGTGTGGATCGGGGTGATGGTCTCCACGCCGCCGGAGTCTGCAGAGGTGCTGGAGCACTTCGTGCGCCAGGTGCGGCCGGCGGGGCCCGGCTGGCGAGGCTGGAGGCAGCGCACCGGCGTTGAACCCGAAGAAACGCTGCTGCAGCTGCTCACCCAGCTGGTCAGCAGCTGTGCGGTGCTGTTCGGCGCCCTGCTCGGCATCGGCGGCTTCCTGCTCAAGCTGCCCCTCTGGGGCTGGGGTGGCCTGGCGGTGGCGGTGCTGGGGGCCCTGGCGCTGCAGCAGGGACGTCGGCTTCAGGGCCAGCTGCGCGGACTGCTGGGGCAGACCCCACAGGGGTGATGATGGCCTCGGTGGTGGGCCTTCTGCCCCCAGTCCCTGCCGGATCCCAGTGCAATTCCTCCGCTCCACCCTGCTGCCCGCCGCCATCGTGGTGCTGTTCGGCCTGGCGCTGTTTGCCGTCAGCGCCCGCATCTGGCTGCCGGGCGACATGGCCGCCCCCGCTCCGGTGGGTTGAGCGAGATCCGTGAGTGTGTCCCCGTCCGATCCCTGGCCCGAGCTGCCAGCCACGCCGGGCCCCTATCCGGAGAGCCCCCAGGAGCTGTATCTCGACCCTGACGTGCTGGCCCAGGAACTGGCCCAGGAGTTGCTCGGCGATCCCCTCGATGAGCTCGATGGCGCCGAGGACAGCACGGTGGACGTGGTGGCCGAATGCCAGCTGGGCCTGACCCTGCTCGCCGGGGCCCACGAGCAGCGCATGCAGGGCCTGCGTATCTTCTGCGAGCACCGCGACCCCCGCTCGGTGCCCCTGCTGCTGCCCTTGCTGGAGGCCTCCTGCCCGATCCTGAGGATGAGCGCGGTCTACGCCCTGGGCCGTAACCCCAGCCCCCAGGCCGTGGCTCCGCTGCTGGCCCTGCTGGCCAGCGACGACAACGGCTATGTGCGCAAGGCCGTGGCCTGGAGCCTCGGCAACTACCCCGAGGCCCCGGTGCTCAACCCCCTGATCCGGGCCCTGCAGGTGGACATTGCGGCGGTGCGCCTCTGGGCCGCCAGTTCCCTGGCGGATGCCGGCAGCACCGGGCCGGCCAAGGCGGATCCGGCGGCCGCCCAGCTGCTGCTGAGTCTGCGCATTGACAGTGAGCCGGCGGTGCGCAGCAACAGTGCCTGGGGCCTGGGCCGCCTCTTCCCGGATCTGGTGCAGCCGCGCCAGCAGGAGCTGGTGGAGTGTCTGCTCCACACCATGCTTCACGACGCCGAGTCGGGCGTGCGCGATGAAGCGCGGCTCGCCCTCGAGCAACTGGAGCAGCCCGAGGTGCTGGAGCGGCTCCAGACCCTGGTGGATGAGGGGCTGCTGGCCTGATCCCAGCCAGCCTCAGATCACGGTTAACATCGCCCCATTCCGAACCGTCACGGGATGGCGCAACACACCATCCGCTTCCGCATCCGGCCTGACGGCCGGGTCGAAGAGCTGGTGGAGGGCGTTCAGGGTCAGGGCTGCGAGCAGCTCACCGAGCGCATCGAAGCCCGGTTGGGCAGCGTCCAGCAGCGAAGCAGCACCGCGGAGGCCTACCAGCCGTCCCGGCAGCTCCAGAACGAATCCCAGACCACCCAGCTCACCTGAGGCCATGTCCCACTTCAGCACCGTCAAGACCGAGCTCCGTGACCGCGGCGCCCTGCTCGAAGCCCTCAGCGACCTGGGCCACGATCCCCGCGAAGGGGAGTTGTCGGTGAGGGGTTACCGCGGCCAGAGCGAACTGGCCCAGGTGGCGATCAGCCAGTCCAATGGCGCCGACATCGGTTTCCGCTTCAATGCCAGCCAGGGGCGCTACGAACTGGTCACCGACCTCGACCTCTGGAAGCAGCAGGTTCCCGTGGAGCGCTTCCTGGCCCAGCTCACCCAGCGCTACGCCCTTCGCACCGTGCTCTCTGCCAGCCTCGACGAGGGCTTCCAGGTGAGCGAACAGGCCAACCAGGCCGATGGCAGCATCGAACTGGTGGTGACCCGCTGGAGCTGACCATGACCACCGGCATCGATCCAGCCCTGGCCTTCACGGCCCCGAGTCAGCGCGAGCAGCCAGCCGCCACGGGGCATGAGCCCGTTCTCGGCGGTGCCCTGCGCCAGCAGGCCGTGTGGGTGGATGAGGCCGTCTGCATCGGCTGCCGCTACTGCGCCCACGTGGCCGGCAACACCTTTCTGGTGGAGGAAACCTGGGGACGCTCCAGGGCGATTCGCCAGGACGGTGACAGCACCGACAGGATCCAGGAGGCCATCGACACCTGCCCCGTGGACTGCATCCACTGGGTGGCCTATGAGGCGCTCCCCTCGCTTGCCGAGCAGCTCTCCCAGCAGGACATCCAGCCCCTCGGTTTCCCCAACCCTTCCCGGGTCCGGCGCACCCTGCCCCGTCGGGAAGCCCGTCCATCGGCCTAGGGCTCGCCCTTCAAGCCGCTTCCCCGATGATTCCCACCCGTCGCTTCGGCCGCACCGAGCTGGCCATGCCGGTGCTCTCCCTGGGGGGCATGCGTTTCCAGCAGAGCTGGACAGACCTTCCCGCCGAGCAGATCAGCGCTGAGAGCCAGGCCAATCTGGCCGCGACCCTGGATCAGGCCAGGTCGAGGGGGTTGCACCACATCGAGACCGCCCGCCATTACGGCAGCTCCGAGCGCCAGCTGGGCTGGTTGCTGAGCCAGCGGCCCGATCCCTGCCGCATCCTCCAGACCAAGGTGCCCCCCCAGGAGGATCCGGCCGCCTTCGAGGCCGAGCTCAGCCTCAGCTTTGAGCGGCTCGCGGTGGAGCGGGTCGATCTGCTGGCCATCCATGGCGTCAACCTGCCGGAGCATCTGCACCACACCCTGCGCCCGGGCGGCTGCATGGAGGTGGCGCGGCGCTGGCAGCGCCAGGGGCGCATCGGCCATGTGGGCTTCTCCACCCACGCCAGCCTGGAGCTGATTCTCGAGGCCATCGCCAGCGACGCCTTCGACTACATCAATCTGCACTGGTATTTCATCCGCCAGGACAACCAGCCCGCGCTGGAGCTGGCCACCCGCCACGACATGGGCGTGTTCGTGATCAGCCCCACGGACAAGGGAGGCCATCTGCACACCCCCTCCCCGCGGCTGCAGGAGCTGTGCGCGCCCCTGCATCCGATCGTGTTCAACGACCTGTTCTGCCTCTCGGCCGCCGGGATCCACACGATCAGCGTTGGGGCCTCCTGCCCGGCAGACCTGGAGCTGCATCTGGAGGCCGTGGGTCTGCTGGATCAGGCCGAGCGCCTGCTGCCGCCTGTGCTGGATCGGCTTGAGCAGGCCCGCCGCGAGGCGCTTGGGCCGCGCTGGTTGGAGAGTTGGCAGGAGGGACTGCCGGACTGGTCTGAGGCACCCGGAGCGATCAACCTGCCGGTGCTCCTGTGGCTCCACAACCTGCTGGAGGCCTGGGATCTCGAAGGCTTCGCCAGGGCCCGCTACGGCCTGCTGGGCAGCGGTGGCCACTGGTTTCCTGGCGCCAATGCCGATGCTCTCGACACCACCGTCAGCGCACAGGCCCTGGATAGGGCCCTGGCCGGCAGCCCCTGGAGAGAGGAGATCCCGCCGCTGCTGCGCCGCCTGCGGCAACGCCTCGGCGGCGCCCCGGTGCAGCGGCTCAGCTCGGCCGCCTGAGGCCCGAAGCTCCCGCTGGTTCAGCTGCTGCCCAGGGGGTGCCGGCTGGGTACCCCCACGGCCCTGGGATAGGCCTGCGGGCATGGGGCCGCAGGGCTGAGCCACACCGCATGGCGGATGCCCCGCCCAGCGGGCAGATCGCAGGACGTCACGGCGCTGACTTCCGCCTTGAGGGCTCTAGCGGCCCGTTCCAGTGGCTCCTGGTCGGTCCCGCTCCACTGGCCGCGGTACAGCAGGGCCTGGCCCCCCGGAGCCAGCAATGGCACCAGGTATTCCGCCACCACCGGGGCTGCCGCCACCGCCCTGGCCATGGCCAGGGCAAAGCGGCCGCGGCACTCCACGGCCCGGCCGCTGAGCTCGACCCGCTCCAGACGTACGGACACCCTGGAATCCAGTCCCAGGGCCGCAGCCATGGCTGTCACGGCCTCCAGCTTGCGTCCCACGGAGTCCACCAGGGTGAGACGGGCCCGGGGCAGGGCCAGGGCGATGGCCAGGCCGGGAAAGCCGCAGCCGGTGCCCACGTCGATCATCTCCAGGGGCTCAGCGGCGTGAGGGCTCTGCAGCAGGGCTCGCAGGGGCCAGAGGCTGTCGAACACCTGCGAGATCCAGTAGTCGTCACCCTCCACCAGCCGGGTGAGGTTGCGGCGCCCGTTCCAGAGCCGCAGCTCGTCCTGGAGGTGCTCAAAACCCCTGAGCTGGTCAGGGTCGGGCCGCCAGCCCAGCCGGCTCCAGAGGGCCTCAGGCTGCAGGCTCCCGGCAGCCTGGAGTCCGGGGGCAGTGGGCATGGGCGATCAACGGGTGCAAGATTCCTAGGATCTCCCATCCTGGGTTTCCTGTCGTTGCCGCCCTCCGGCTCGCGTTCCAGCCATTACGCCCTGCTGCAGCTGCCCTCCACAGCCACGCCGGAGCAGCTGCGGCAGGCCTTCCGCAGCCTGAGCAAGCTGTACCACCCGGATACCACCGCCCTGCCCAAGGATCAGGCCGCTGAGTCCTTTCTGCAGCTGCGCCAGGCCTATGCGGTCCTCAGCAACCCCGAGAGCCGTCGCCAGTACGACGCCGAGCTGCGTCAGGAGCTGCTGCTGGCAAGCCGCAGCGTCGCTCCCCCCGCATTGCGGCTGCAGCAGCCCGGACGGCCCCTGCCCGTGCGACGCGCCCTCTCCGGCGGTGAATGGCTGGCCCTGCTGCTGTTGGCGCTGGCCCTGGCGCTGAGCCTCCTGCTGGGGGTCGGCCTGGCCCTGGCCCGGGGAGTGGAGCTGGCTCGCCTCCCCAGCTGGTGGCCTCCGGCCTGAGGGTTGCTCCACCACCTGTTGCCGTTTCCATCCCCGCTTCGCATGCCCGAGCTCCCTGCCGACCACACCCCCCTGTACCACCATCCGCTGCCGGATCTGGAGGCCTGGCTCCGCCATCTCGGTGCCGTACAGAGCCCCTCCAACACCTGCCTCTGGGATCTGCACCGGCCCGCCTGGAGTGCCCAGATCGAATTGGAGGTGGAGGATCTCAAGGTGAGCTGGCAGGCCGATGGCCGCGACTGCGTGCGCCAGTTCCCCTATGGGCTCTCGCGCGCCGACGTGGAGGCGGCGATCCTGGCCGGCCCCTGAAGCGAGCCGGGGCCGAGCCAGGCTGGCCGCTTCCCGGCGCTCACTGGCAGCGGTCGCTGCGACGGCTCTCCTCAGCGGCCAGCGGCCCGCAGTTGACCCAGCGCACCAGCGTCAGCTCCACGTCGGTGAACAGGGCCAGGATGGCGCCGCACACCACCACCAGGGCCAGGCTCACCAGGGCATCGCGGCGGATCCTGGTGTTCGTCCGCGGCATCACGGCCCCTCCGGTGGGATGGCTGGGGTATGGCTGCGCAATCTATGGCCCACCTGCTGGCGGTGCCATTCGGCTGCCAGGGCCTCCCGGGTCAGTTGCGTGAGAGCGGGCAGTTGAGCGATCACCGGGATGCCGCCCAGCTGTTCGAGGGTGCGGGGGTTGTCCTGGTGCTCCGGGCCGTTGAGGATCAGTCCCAGCACCGGAATCCGGCGCCGGCCCAGGGCCTCCAGCGACAGCAGGGTGTGGTTGAGGGTGCCCAGGCCGCTGCGGGCCACCAGCACCACCGGCAGTTGCCACT is a genomic window of Cyanobium sp. NS01 containing:
- the rlmN gene encoding 23S rRNA (adenine(2503)-C(2))-methyltransferase RlmN, with protein sequence MTAPPASPAHLLGRSLSELEAWAEQQGEKPFRGRQLHDWIYAKGARSLDGITVLPKAWRQRLLSSPPAGSPDWIGRSQELHRSIARDGTTKLLLATADGLSLETVGIPAKGRLTACVSSQVGCSMACRFCATGKGGLQRSLAVHEIVDQVLAVREAMDERPSHVVFMGMGEPLLNRDAVLAAIRCLCADLGMAQRQITVSTVGVPRTLPTLAERALAELGRAQFTLAVSLHAPDQRLREELIPTAHAYPIEALLDDCRCYVAITGRRVSFEYILLGGLNDQPHHAEALARLIRGFQSHVNLIPYNPIEEEEFQRPAPAAVEAFRRILEARHGAVSVRASRGLDADAACGQLRRRLSPGITAHA
- a CDS encoding sodium:solute symporter family protein yields the protein MHTIDWLILIGYLVSSLLLGLWLARRNRDQSDYFVAGRSLKGWLAGASMAATTFSVDTPLYVAGLVGVRGLAGNWEWWSFGVAHVAMAVVFAPLWRRSGVLTDAAFTELRYGGATAAWLRGIKAFLFALPINCIGIGYAFLAMAKVSEALGLAPTPEARLTLLAIVGVLVLIYTAAGGLWAVVVTDMVQLVLALAGATAVAVAAVHAAGGMDALLASLRALERPELLSMVPWQVEGGRIRWLEGAGISVPTFTAYIALQWWSFRRSDGGGEFIQRLLATRNEREARVAGWVFLGVNYLLRSWPWILVALAAVVLLPDQTDWEQSYPLLAVRLLPPVALGLVVVSLVAAFMSTVSTAVNWGASYLTHDLYQRFMRPRASERELLLIAQLASVLLVVLGVITALLSNNIGTVFRLVIAIGTGPGVVLVLRWFWWRVNAAAELAAMVGGFLVGFATSVVPLLRIDDYGERLLVTTAVTGVVWIGVMVSTPPESAEVLEHFVRQVRPAGPGWRGWRQRTGVEPEETLLQLLTQLVSSCAVLFGALLGIGGFLLKLPLWGWGGLAVAVLGALALQQGRRLQGQLRGLLGQTPQG
- a CDS encoding HEAT repeat domain-containing protein, whose product is MPATPGPYPESPQELYLDPDVLAQELAQELLGDPLDELDGAEDSTVDVVAECQLGLTLLAGAHEQRMQGLRIFCEHRDPRSVPLLLPLLEASCPILRMSAVYALGRNPSPQAVAPLLALLASDDNGYVRKAVAWSLGNYPEAPVLNPLIRALQVDIAAVRLWAASSLADAGSTGPAKADPAAAQLLLSLRIDSEPAVRSNSAWGLGRLFPDLVQPRQQELVECLLHTMLHDAESGVRDEARLALEQLEQPEVLERLQTLVDEGLLA
- a CDS encoding DUF2997 domain-containing protein, which encodes MAQHTIRFRIRPDGRVEELVEGVQGQGCEQLTERIEARLGSVQQRSSTAEAYQPSRQLQNESQTTQLT
- a CDS encoding DUF1257 domain-containing protein, whose protein sequence is MSHFSTVKTELRDRGALLEALSDLGHDPREGELSVRGYRGQSELAQVAISQSNGADIGFRFNASQGRYELVTDLDLWKQQVPVERFLAQLTQRYALRTVLSASLDEGFQVSEQANQADGSIELVVTRWS
- a CDS encoding ferredoxin, translated to MTTGIDPALAFTAPSQREQPAATGHEPVLGGALRQQAVWVDEAVCIGCRYCAHVAGNTFLVEETWGRSRAIRQDGDSTDRIQEAIDTCPVDCIHWVAYEALPSLAEQLSQQDIQPLGFPNPSRVRRTLPRREARPSA
- a CDS encoding aldo/keto reductase, yielding MIPTRRFGRTELAMPVLSLGGMRFQQSWTDLPAEQISAESQANLAATLDQARSRGLHHIETARHYGSSERQLGWLLSQRPDPCRILQTKVPPQEDPAAFEAELSLSFERLAVERVDLLAIHGVNLPEHLHHTLRPGGCMEVARRWQRQGRIGHVGFSTHASLELILEAIASDAFDYINLHWYFIRQDNQPALELATRHDMGVFVISPTDKGGHLHTPSPRLQELCAPLHPIVFNDLFCLSAAGIHTISVGASCPADLELHLEAVGLLDQAERLLPPVLDRLEQARREALGPRWLESWQEGLPDWSEAPGAINLPVLLWLHNLLEAWDLEGFARARYGLLGSGGHWFPGANADALDTTVSAQALDRALAGSPWREEIPPLLRRLRQRLGGAPVQRLSSAA
- a CDS encoding 16S rRNA (guanine(527)-N(7))-methyltransferase RsmG, with protein sequence MPTAPGLQAAGSLQPEALWSRLGWRPDPDQLRGFEHLQDELRLWNGRRNLTRLVEGDDYWISQVFDSLWPLRALLQSPHAAEPLEMIDVGTGCGFPGLAIALALPRARLTLVDSVGRKLEAVTAMAAALGLDSRVSVRLERVELSGRAVECRGRFALAMARAVAAAPVVAEYLVPLLAPGGQALLYRGQWSGTDQEPLERAARALKAEVSAVTSCDLPAGRGIRHAVWLSPAAPCPQAYPRAVGVPSRHPLGSS
- a CDS encoding J domain-containing protein, with protein sequence MPPSGSRSSHYALLQLPSTATPEQLRQAFRSLSKLYHPDTTALPKDQAAESFLQLRQAYAVLSNPESRRQYDAELRQELLLASRSVAPPALRLQQPGRPLPVRRALSGGEWLALLLLALALALSLLLGVGLALARGVELARLPSWWPPA
- a CDS encoding DUF3143 domain-containing protein, which codes for MPELPADHTPLYHHPLPDLEAWLRHLGAVQSPSNTCLWDLHRPAWSAQIELEVEDLKVSWQADGRDCVRQFPYGLSRADVEAAILAGP